The following are encoded in a window of Panicum virgatum strain AP13 chromosome 5N, P.virgatum_v5, whole genome shotgun sequence genomic DNA:
- the LOC120671825 gene encoding uncharacterized protein LOC120671825 codes for MASKLAFAALVLLVVAGGEIGHAAPLRRSLGLGWMNGMRGGSPGGMQPSETKLQANSGTKGNIYTSAEEAKFVSPVPAFVRPPRIPPS; via the exons ATGGCGTCCAAACTTGCATTTGCTGCTCTGGTTCTGCTTGTGGTTGCGGGTGGTGAGATTGGACATGCCGCGCCGCTCAGGCGCAGTTTGGGTCTTGGTTGGATGAACGGCATGAGGGGAGGGTCACCTGGTGGCATGCAGCCGTCAGAGACTAAGCTTCAAGCTAATTCTG GGACTAAAGGAAACATTTACACGAGTGCAGAGGAAGCAAAGTTCGTCAGCCCTGTGCCGGCATTCGTGCGGCCACCCCGCATTCCACCATCCTAA
- the LOC120674233 gene encoding putative respiratory burst oxidase homolog protein H yields the protein MKKQPSRLASGMKRLASKVSTEMRGLKRTHSSAQSGLRGLRFLDKTSGGKDGWKSVEKRFEEMSTDGRLHKENFAKCIGMADSKEFASEVFVALSRRRHINPDDGILKEQLKEFWEEMTDQNFDSRLRIFFDMCDKNGDGKLTEDEVKEVILLSASANKLAKLKNHAATYASLIMEELDPDHRGYIEIWQLETLLRGMVSASGPPDKMNMASASLARTMVPSSYRSPLQRRINKTVDFVHENWKRIWVLTLWGILNIALFIFKFIQYRRRAVFEVMGYCVCIAKGAAETLKLNMALILLPVCRNTLTWLRSTALSKVVPFDDNINFHKVIALAIAIGSATHTLEHVLCDFPRVVSCPKEKFMEKLGPFFNYVQPTWPILLTSIPGWTGILLILIMSFSFTLATHSFRRSVVKLPSPLHHLAGFNAFWYAHHLLVIAYILLVMHSYFIFLTKQWYKRTTWMYLAVPVIFYASERSIRKIREKSYHVSIIKAAIYPGNVLSIYMKKPTSFKYKSGMYLFVKCPDVSPFEWHPFSITSAPGDDYLSVHIRTLGDWTSELRNLFGKACEAEVTSKKATLARLETTVVAHGLSEETRFPKVFIDGPYGAPAQNYKKYDILLLIGLGIGATPFISILKDLLNNIKSSEELQSTHDAELGCSFKTNGPGRAYFYWVTREQGSFEWFKGVMNDVAESDRDNVIEMHNYLTSVYEEGDARSALIAMVQSLQHAKNGVFYCGSPTLTKTLRDLSVEFSNTTTTRFHFHKENF from the exons aTGAAGAAGCAACCGTCGCGGCTCGCGTCGGGGATGAAACGGCTCGCGTCCAAGGTGTCGACGGAGATGCGGGGCCTCAAGCGGACGCACTCCAGCGCGCAGTCGGGCCTGCGCGGCCTGCGCTTCCTCGACAAGACGTCGGGTGGCAAGGACGGCTGGAAGTCCGTCGAGAAGCGGTTCGAAGAGATGAGCACCGATGGCCGCCTGCACAAGGAGAACTTCGCCAAATGCATAG GTATGGCCGATTCCAAGGAGTTTGCAAGCGAGGTGTTTGTGGCATTGTCTAGGAGAAGACATATTAACCCGGACGATGGTATATTAAAAGAACAACTGAAGGAATTCTGGGAAGAGATGACGGACCAGAACTTTGATTCCCGGCTGCGAATATTCTTTGACAT GTGTGACAAGAACGGTGATGGAAAGCTCACAGAAGACGAGGTCAAGGAGGTCATTCTGCTAAGTGCCTCAGCAAACAAGCTCGCGAAGCTGAAGAACCATGCTGCGACCTACGCTTCACTTATCATGGAAGAGCTGGATCCTGATCATCGCGGTTACATTGAG ATTTGGCAGCTAGAGACGCTACTCCGAGGGATGGTGTCGGCCTCAGGGCCACCtgacaagatgaacatggcgtcGGCAAgtctggcgaggacgatggtACCCTCCAGCTACCGGAGCCCACTGCAGAGGCGCATTAACAAGACCGTCGACTTCGTCCACGAGAACTGGAAGAGGATATGGGTGCTCACGCTGTGGGGTATCCTCAACATTGCCCTCTTCATATTCAAGTTCATTCAGTACCGGAGGCGTGCAGTGTTTGAGGTGATGGGCTACTGCGTCTGCATCGCCAAAGGCGCCGCAGAGACCCTCAAGCTCAACATGGCGCTCATACTGCTCCCGGTGTGCCGGAACACGCTGACGTGGCTCCGATCCACCGCGCTCAGCAAGGTCGTCCCGTTCGACGACAACATAAACTTCCACAAG GTTATTGCTCTTGCAATCGCAATCGGTTCGGCAACCCATACGCTTGAACACGTATTGTGCGACTTCCCCAGGGTGGTCTCGTGCCCCAAGGAAAAGTTCATGGAGAAGCTGGGGCCCTTCTTCAACTACGTTCAACCAACATGGCCGATTCTGTTGACGAGCATCCCAGGATGGACCGGAATCCTCCTGATCCTGATCATGTCCTTCTCCTTCACGCTGGCGACACACTCCTTCCGGAGGAGTGTTGTGAAgctgccgtcgccgctgcaTCACCTGGCTGGCTTCAACGCCTTCTGGTACGCCCACCACCTGCTGGTCATCGCGTACATCCTCCTAGTGATGCACTCCTACTTCATATTCCTCACCAAGCAGTGGTACAAGCGAACG ACATGGATGTACTTGGCAGTCCCTGTCATCTTCTATGCCTCCGAGAGAAGTATCAGAAAAATTCGTGAGAAAAGTTATCACGTGAGCATAATCAAG GCAGCAATTTACCCAGGAAACGTGCTCTCAATTTACATGAAGAAGCCAACGAGCTTCAAGTACAAAAGTGGGATGTACCTGTTTGTAAAGTGCCCAGACGTTTCTCCTTTTGAATG GCATCCCTTCTCCATCACTTCAGCGCCTGGAGATGACTACTTGAGCGTTCATATCCGTACATTAGGTGACTGGACGTCAGAACTCAGGAATCTGTTTGGGAAG GCTTGTGAAGCAGAAGTAACTTCTAAGAAGGCTACTCTAGCTAGACTTGAAACAACTGTTGTGGCACATGGCTTATCAGAGGAAACTAG GTTCCCGAAAGTCTTCATAGATGGCCCTTATGGTGCACCGGCTCAAAATTACAAGAAATACGACATTCTTTTGCTTATTGGGCTAGGAATTGGCGCGACTCCTTTCATCAGCATCCTGAAGGACCTCCTGAACAACATAAAGTCCAGTGAG GAGCTGCAGAGCACGCATGATGCCGAGTTAGGTTGCAGTTTCAAGACCAATGGGCCAGGAAGAGCCTACTTCTACTGGGTTACCAGAGAGCAGGGCTCCTTCGAATGGTTCAAAGGTGTTATGAATGACGTCGCCGAGAGCGATCGTGAT AATGTGATAGAGATGCACAACTACCTGACCAGCGTGTATGAGGAAGGCGACGCAAGATCAGCCCTGATTGCCATGGTCCAATCACTTCAGCACGCAAAGAATG GTGTTTTCTACTGTGGATCTCCAACACTTACGAAGACCCTGAGAGATCTCTCAGTAGAGTTTAGCAATACAACGACCACCCGATTCCATTTCCACAAAGAGAATTTCTAA